Proteins encoded in a region of the Bactrocera tryoni isolate S06 chromosome 4, CSIRO_BtryS06_freeze2, whole genome shotgun sequence genome:
- the LOC120775893 gene encoding uncharacterized protein LOC120775893 — protein MSARNSWFLNSAILLLYYTCGGIEYISALPTGVRILHTLTHGFNIPPFRPPPYSIRFDGVNGDYMAGQVERHPWERHQFRHRNEYGPHKDFVIAQPKFHSSEEFNINSVGNTPPFLLNPAAGPFEGHRVNVALTQDSIIVKHPWHNLQNQHDRRHHHRWHDCQRPIGSDPDLNGENVQGTGYEAASFGQNAIFENTDNGIRKWDNNGPPRRVGGEPKEDTVIDITPTTPTTTRAAPPTTTESAERTVEITEPMTRTYEKTTANNSGAISTTTTIEITEPTTKKYETTTVNNSGAISTTGATVTAAPTESTFAIDIRSGFA, from the coding sequence ATGAGCGCTCGAAATTCGTGGTTCTTAAACAGTGCAATATTATTGTTGTACTATACATGCGGTGGCATTGAATACATATCAGCGCTACCCACGGGTGTGCGTATATTACACACTCTAACACATGGTTTCAACATCCCACCGTTTCGGCCACCGCCATATAGCATTAGATTTGACGGCGTGAATGGTGATTACATGGCAGGGCAAGTGGAACGACATCCATGGGAAAGACATCAGTTCCGACACCGCAACGAATATGGTCCCCATAAAGATTTTGTAATAGCACAGCCAAAGTTTCACAGTTCTGAAGAATTCAATATTAATAGCGTGGGCAATACACCACCATTCTTATTGAACCCTGCAGCCGGACCTTTTGAAGGGCATAGAGTAAATGTGGCGTTAACTCAGGATTCAATAATCGTAAAACATCCTTGGCATAATCTACAAAATCAGCATGACAGAAGACATCACCATAGATGGCATGATTGCCAAAGACCAATAGGTTCGGATCCCGACTTAAACGGAGAAAATGTACAAGGTACAGGCTATGAAGCTGCCAGTTTCGGACAGAATGCAATCTTTGAGAATACTGATAACGGCATACGCAAGTGGGATAATAATGGGCCACCACGAAGAGTGGGAGGTGAACCAAAAGAAGATACCGTTATAGATATTACGCCAACGACTCCTACAACAACGCGCGCTGCCCCACCAACTACAACCGAGTCCGCTGAGAGAACTGTAGAAATTACAGAACCAATGACAAGAACATATGAAAAAACAACAGCCAACAACTCAGGCGcaatttcaacaacaacaactatagaAATTACggaaccaacaacaaaaaaatatgaaacaacaacagtCAATAACTCAGGCGCAATTTCAACAACCGGTGCCACTGTAACTGCAGCGCCAACCGAGAGCACGTTTGCAATTGATATAAGAAGTGGATTTGCTTAA